The following are encoded together in the Parabacteroides chongii genome:
- a CDS encoding FprA family A-type flavoprotein has protein sequence MYKLKEIADKVYYVGVNDRQKALFENMWPLPYGVSYNSYLIVDEKTVLVDTVDVCYSDIFLKKIADALDGRTLDYLVVNHMEPDHAGSIRLLRQQYPDVKIIGNKQTFGMLDGYHGITTGLHEVKEGDTLNIGRHQLSFYMAPMVHWPEVMVTYDSTDKLLFSADAFGTYGTLDGGVIDEEMNVDHYWEEMIRYYSNIVGKYGNPVQRALQKLSVLGIETICSTHGPVWRKYAKKAIEIYDRLSRYEGEDGVVVIYGSMYGNTEQMAEAIASSLSAHGVKNIVLHNVSKSPASYILKDVFKYKGIIIGSPTYSNSLFPEVEAILSKIEMREVKNRLYGYFGSFTWAGAAVKRLTAFGEKMKWETVGTPVEQKQGLKVDKYEECWALGEAMAKELTVDK, from the coding sequence ATGTATAAGTTAAAAGAAATAGCAGATAAGGTTTATTATGTAGGAGTTAACGACCGTCAGAAGGCCCTCTTCGAAAATATGTGGCCGCTTCCGTATGGTGTTTCTTACAATTCATATTTGATTGTAGACGAAAAGACTGTATTGGTGGATACGGTGGATGTTTGCTACTCTGATATCTTTTTGAAAAAAATAGCGGATGCACTGGACGGACGTACGCTCGACTATCTGGTCGTGAACCATATGGAACCCGATCATGCCGGAAGTATTCGTCTGCTGCGCCAGCAATATCCGGATGTGAAGATCATCGGAAACAAGCAGACATTCGGTATGTTGGACGGATATCATGGGATTACGACCGGGCTTCACGAAGTAAAAGAAGGGGATACGCTGAATATCGGTCGTCATCAGCTTTCTTTCTACATGGCTCCGATGGTGCACTGGCCGGAAGTGATGGTGACTTACGATTCGACAGATAAACTGTTATTCTCAGCTGATGCTTTCGGTACATACGGAACGCTGGATGGCGGTGTGATCGATGAAGAAATGAATGTAGATCATTATTGGGAAGAAATGATCCGTTATTATTCCAATATTGTCGGTAAATATGGAAATCCGGTGCAGCGTGCTTTACAGAAACTTTCTGTATTGGGTATCGAAACGATCTGTTCGACTCATGGCCCTGTATGGCGTAAATATGCAAAGAAGGCGATTGAAATATATGATCGTTTGAGCCGGTATGAAGGAGAAGACGGTGTTGTCGTTATCTATGGAAGTATGTACGGCAATACGGAACAGATGGCGGAAGCGATCGCATCATCGTTGTCGGCACATGGCGTGAAGAACATTGTGTTGCATAATGTCAGCAAGAGTCCTGCATCCTATATATTGAAAGATGTATTTAAATATAAAGGTATCATCATCGGCAGTCCGACTTATTCGAACAGTTTGTTCCCGGAAGTGGAAGCTATTCTGAGCAAGATCGAAATGCGTGAGGTGAAAAACCGCCTGTATGGTTACTTCGGTTCATTTACCTGGGCAGGTGCTGCGGTAAAACGCCTGACAGCTTTCGGTGAAAAGATGAAATGGGAAACCGTTGGTACGCCTGTTGAACAAAAACAGGGCCTGAAAGTCGATAAGTATGAAGAATGCTGGGCTTTGGGTGAAGCGATGGCGAAAGAGTTGACAGTTGACAAGTGA
- the nagB gene encoding glucosamine-6-phosphate deaminase translates to MRLIIEPDYEQLSKWAANYVAAKIKKANPTAEKPFVLGLPTGSSPLGMYKNLIELNKQGVISFQNIITFNMDEYVGLPKDHPESYHSFMWNNFFSHVDIKPENVNILNGNAPDLEAECAAYEAKMKAVGGVDLFLGGIGPDGHIAFNEPGSSLSSRTRVKSLTTDTIIANSRFFDNDVNKVPKTSVTVGVGTVLDAKEVLIMVNGHNKARALQQAVEGSINQMWTITALQMHPKGIIVADEAACAEIKVGTYNYFKDIEKDNLCPCSLLK, encoded by the coding sequence ATGAGACTAATTATTGAACCAGATTACGAGCAACTCTCGAAATGGGCTGCTAATTATGTAGCTGCAAAGATTAAGAAAGCTAATCCGACAGCTGAAAAACCTTTTGTTTTGGGATTGCCTACCGGATCGTCTCCTCTGGGTATGTACAAGAACTTGATCGAATTGAACAAGCAGGGTGTTATCTCCTTCCAGAATATCATCACTTTCAACATGGATGAATATGTAGGATTGCCGAAAGATCATCCGGAAAGTTATCATTCGTTCATGTGGAACAACTTCTTCAGCCATGTAGACATCAAGCCGGAGAATGTAAATATCCTGAACGGTAACGCTCCTGACCTGGAAGCCGAATGTGCTGCTTACGAAGCTAAGATGAAAGCGGTAGGTGGTGTAGACCTGTTCCTGGGTGGTATCGGTCCTGACGGTCATATCGCATTCAACGAACCGGGTTCTTCTTTGTCTTCACGTACTCGTGTAAAGTCTCTGACTACCGACACGATCATCGCTAACTCTCGTTTCTTCGATAACGATGTAAACAAGGTTCCGAAGACTTCTGTAACGGTTGGTGTAGGTACTGTACTGGATGCTAAAGAAGTATTGATCATGGTAAACGGCCATAACAAGGCTCGCGCTTTGCAGCAGGCTGTTGAAGGTTCTATCAACCAGATGTGGACAATCACTGCTTTGCAGATGCACCCGAAAGGTATTATCGTAGCTGACGAAGCGGCTTGCGCTGAAATCAAAGTCGGTACATACAACTACTTCAAAGATATCGAAAAAGATAATCTTTGTCCTTGCAGCTTGTTGAAGTAA
- a CDS encoding porin family protein, whose product MKKIALLLLLFVTFKVSAQEFHFIPKIGLNFANMTNTDGSMKPGLNIGVAGEVMLTSNFAIEPGLFYSMQGTKDKESGMSMKIKNDYLNIPVLLKGYVYEGFNLFAGPQLGFKVSSKMKVSQSGTSVSTSEGSDLFKSVDFAIVLGAGYQSPMGLMFSLNYNIGLTNAIDNEKFSALPGVGQIDEKCRNGVLQFNIGWRF is encoded by the coding sequence ATGAAAAAGATCGCTTTATTATTGTTGCTTTTCGTTACCTTTAAGGTGAGTGCGCAGGAATTCCATTTTATACCGAAGATCGGTTTGAATTTTGCCAATATGACAAATACAGATGGAAGTATGAAACCTGGATTAAATATAGGAGTGGCTGGAGAAGTGATGCTTACCAGTAATTTTGCTATTGAACCTGGACTTTTTTATTCAATGCAAGGGACAAAAGATAAAGAAAGTGGTATGAGTATGAAGATTAAGAATGATTATTTGAACATACCTGTTTTATTGAAGGGTTATGTGTATGAAGGTTTTAATCTATTTGCTGGACCACAGTTAGGATTTAAAGTCTCTTCAAAAATGAAAGTATCTCAGTCAGGAACGTCTGTATCTACAAGCGAAGGTAGTGATTTATTTAAATCTGTTGATTTTGCAATCGTATTAGGTGCTGGATATCAATCACCTATGGGGTTGATGTTTTCTTTGAATTATAATATAGGTTTGACAAATGCAATTGATAATGAAAAATTTTCAGCTCTTCCTGGTGTCGGTCAGATCGATGAAAAATGCCGTAACGGCGTTCTCCAGTTTAATATAGGTTGGCGCTTCTGA
- a CDS encoding alpha-L-fucosidase → MKKILIKFLFLFLAMPFVRGQEQILPVPSNQPSPAQQKQIARKYGMFIHFGLNTFQDQEWTDGSKPASSYRPTAVDTDQWIKAAKDAGMKYVILTAKHHEGFCLWDSKYTEYDVASSGNPTNVIEAIAKSCKKYDIGLGLYYSLWDRKVNTDVKDPSKDAAYNEYMLRQLNELIDIVEPYTNIVEFWFDGGWEKENYRWPVKDIYQTIKSRQPDCQIGINWTIGLPENPDAHPVLPENQKEGYPIRYFPSDFRLGDPYLPADNDPKVFTHDGKEYYMPWESTICISERWFYNTTDKKYKPVDELAKLYCQCTKNDNILILNCPPDRSGKIRAKDIQVLKELREKIH, encoded by the coding sequence ATGAAAAAGATACTAATTAAATTCTTATTTCTGTTCCTGGCTATGCCTTTTGTGCGTGGGCAGGAACAGATATTGCCGGTCCCTTCCAATCAACCTAGCCCGGCACAGCAAAAGCAAATAGCCCGTAAGTATGGAATGTTTATCCATTTCGGACTGAATACGTTTCAGGACCAGGAGTGGACAGACGGTTCTAAACCCGCTTCCTCTTATCGACCGACGGCTGTCGATACGGACCAATGGATTAAAGCGGCAAAAGATGCCGGAATGAAATACGTTATTCTTACTGCAAAGCATCATGAGGGTTTCTGCCTTTGGGACAGTAAATATACAGAATATGATGTAGCGAGTTCGGGCAATCCCACTAATGTAATTGAAGCGATAGCGAAATCCTGTAAGAAATATGATATCGGTCTGGGACTGTACTATTCTTTATGGGACCGCAAGGTGAATACAGATGTGAAAGATCCCTCCAAAGATGCTGCCTATAATGAATATATGCTTCGTCAGTTGAATGAGTTGATCGATATTGTAGAACCCTATACGAATATTGTGGAGTTTTGGTTTGACGGTGGCTGGGAGAAAGAAAATTATCGTTGGCCGGTGAAAGATATTTACCAGACGATCAAATCGAGACAGCCGGATTGTCAGATCGGTATAAACTGGACAATCGGTTTGCCGGAAAATCCGGATGCACATCCTGTATTGCCGGAAAATCAGAAAGAAGGTTATCCGATCCGTTATTTCCCGAGTGATTTCCGTTTGGGAGATCCGTATCTGCCCGCCGATAATGATCCGAAAGTTTTTACTCACGACGGTAAAGAATATTATATGCCTTGGGAATCTACCATCTGTATCAGCGAACGTTGGTTTTATAATACGACCGACAAAAAGTATAAACCGGTTGATGAGTTGGCAAAACTGTACTGTCAGTGTACAAAGAATGATAATATCCTGATCCTGAATTGTCCGCCTGATCGAAGCGGTAAAATACGGGCAAAAGATATCCAGGTATTGAAAGAGCTGAGGGAAAAGATTCACTGA
- a CDS encoding tetratricopeptide repeat protein, whose amino-acid sequence METIRQLINDNKTDEALRLLDEYIKKNETDDEAYYLRGNAYRKIGDIRQALNNYLTAMELNPDSPAQTAYNAQIKILDFYNKDMYNH is encoded by the coding sequence ATGGAAACAATCAGACAACTTATCAACGATAATAAAACAGATGAAGCCTTGCGTTTGTTGGATGAATACATTAAAAAAAACGAGACAGACGATGAAGCGTACTACCTGCGGGGAAATGCATACCGTAAAATCGGAGACATCCGCCAGGCACTGAACAACTACCTGACTGCTATGGAACTAAATCCCGACAGTCCGGCACAAACGGCTTACAATGCCCAAATCAAAATATTAGATTTCTATAATAAAGATATGTACAATCATTAA
- the topA gene encoding type I DNA topoisomerase, translating to MQKNLVIVESPAKAKTIEKFLGKDFKVMSSYGHIRDLKTKDFSIDVEHDYAPQYVIPADKKKLVSELKSEAKTAEQVWLASDEDREGEAISWHLYEVLGLKPENTKRIVFHEITKNAILHAIETPRDININLVNAQQARRVLDRIVGFELSPILWRKVKPALSAGRVQSVAVRLIVEREREINEFVSEAAFRIIANFTLPDGTTILKAELNKRLKDKKEVMEFLESCKAASFSIDEITKKPVKKSPAPPFTTSTLQQEAARKLGYSVSQTMMIAQRLYESGLITYMRTDSVNLSDLALGTSKEAILETYGEKYYKFRQYHTKSKGAQEAHEAIRPTYISNTEISGSAQEKKLYELIRKRTIASQMADAELERTTISVCINNKKEKFVAVGEVITFDGFLQVYRESFDDENEKEQENGLLPPVQLHEVLSLNDIVATERFTQRPPRYTEASLVRRLEELGIGRPSTYAPTIQTIQNREYVVKGDKEGVERSYCVITLAKDKIKEADKKEIVGADRNKLMPTDIGTVVNDFLMTYFPDVLDYNFTASVEKEFDAVAEGEMVWTAAIDKFYKLFHPIVEETAALKTEHKVGERQLGIDPKSGNPVFVKIGRYGPVVQIGQAHPDDKEAPKPQFATLMKGQSIETITLEEALKLFDLPRTIGEYEGKEMVAAVGRFGPFIRHDGKFVSIPKDMNPLSITAEEAIALIDEKRKKDEQRFLKKFEEDPELEILNGRYGPYITYKKANYRIPKTVTNPEKLTFEECMKIITEAAEKPAAPKKRTTKKKA from the coding sequence ATGCAAAAGAATCTGGTAATAGTGGAGTCACCCGCCAAGGCAAAAACCATCGAAAAGTTCCTCGGGAAAGATTTTAAGGTTATGTCGAGTTACGGGCACATCCGCGATTTGAAGACAAAAGATTTTAGTATTGATGTCGAGCACGATTATGCTCCGCAGTACGTGATTCCGGCCGATAAGAAGAAGCTGGTATCCGAATTGAAATCCGAAGCTAAGACAGCCGAACAGGTATGGCTCGCATCCGATGAGGACCGCGAAGGAGAAGCTATATCCTGGCATCTGTACGAAGTTTTGGGATTGAAGCCGGAAAATACGAAACGTATTGTTTTCCATGAAATTACCAAGAATGCAATTTTGCATGCTATCGAAACACCGCGTGATATCAATATCAATTTGGTGAATGCACAGCAGGCACGTCGTGTATTGGACCGTATCGTAGGTTTCGAACTTTCTCCCATCCTGTGGCGGAAAGTGAAGCCGGCTTTGTCTGCCGGGCGTGTACAGTCTGTGGCTGTCCGTCTGATTGTGGAACGTGAGCGTGAGATCAATGAGTTCGTATCGGAAGCCGCTTTCCGCATCATTGCCAATTTTACGCTTCCCGACGGAACAACGATCCTGAAAGCTGAACTGAACAAGCGTCTGAAGGATAAGAAAGAGGTCATGGAGTTTTTGGAATCATGCAAAGCAGCCTCTTTCAGCATCGATGAGATCACGAAGAAACCGGTAAAGAAATCACCTGCACCTCCTTTCACTACTTCCACTTTACAGCAGGAAGCTGCACGTAAGCTGGGGTATTCCGTATCGCAGACCATGATGATCGCACAGCGTCTGTACGAATCGGGGTTGATCACGTATATGCGTACCGACTCAGTGAACTTGAGTGACCTGGCTTTAGGAACCTCCAAAGAGGCTATCCTGGAGACATACGGTGAAAAATATTATAAATTCCGCCAGTATCACACAAAGAGCAAGGGTGCACAGGAAGCGCACGAAGCCATCCGTCCTACCTATATCAGTAATACGGAGATCAGCGGATCGGCGCAGGAAAAGAAATTATATGAACTGATCCGTAAACGGACGATCGCGTCGCAGATGGCCGATGCCGAACTGGAACGTACGACGATCTCCGTCTGCATCAATAATAAGAAAGAGAAATTCGTAGCCGTAGGTGAAGTGATCACATTCGACGGTTTCCTTCAGGTATACCGCGAGAGCTTCGATGACGAGAATGAGAAAGAGCAGGAAAACGGCTTGTTACCGCCGGTACAGCTGCATGAAGTACTGTCGCTGAATGATATCGTAGCCACGGAACGTTTTACGCAGCGTCCGCCGCGTTATACGGAAGCCAGCCTCGTTCGTCGTCTGGAAGAACTGGGAATCGGTCGTCCTTCTACCTATGCTCCTACTATTCAGACTATTCAGAATCGTGAATATGTCGTGAAAGGAGATAAAGAAGGCGTGGAACGTTCTTACTGTGTCATTACACTGGCAAAGGACAAGATCAAGGAAGCCGATAAGAAAGAAATTGTAGGGGCCGACCGTAATAAGTTGATGCCGACCGACATAGGAACGGTGGTAAATGACTTTTTGATGACTTATTTTCCGGACGTATTGGATTATAATTTTACAGCCAGTGTGGAAAAAGAGTTCGATGCCGTTGCTGAAGGAGAAATGGTCTGGACGGCGGCAATCGATAAGTTCTATAAGCTGTTCCATCCGATCGTAGAGGAAACGGCTGCGTTGAAGACTGAACATAAGGTAGGTGAACGTCAGTTGGGTATTGATCCGAAAAGCGGAAATCCCGTATTCGTAAAGATAGGCCGCTACGGTCCGGTCGTACAGATTGGCCAAGCCCATCCGGATGACAAGGAGGCTCCTAAACCTCAGTTCGCTACGTTGATGAAAGGACAGTCCATCGAAACGATCACGCTTGAAGAAGCCCTGAAGTTATTTGATCTGCCCCGTACGATCGGTGAATATGAAGGCAAGGAAATGGTTGCGGCTGTAGGTCGCTTCGGACCGTTTATCCGCCATGACGGAAAGTTCGTTTCAATCCCGAAAGATATGAATCCGCTGTCTATTACGGCAGAGGAGGCGATTGCGCTGATCGATGAAAAGCGTAAGAAAGACGAACAGCGCTTCCTGAAGAAGTTTGAGGAAGATCCTGAACTGGAGATTCTGAATGGTCGATATGGTCCTTATATTACCTATAAGAAAGCAAATTACCGGATACCGAAGACGGTTACGAATCCGGAAAAGTTGACTTTTGAAGAATGTATGAAGATTATAACTGAAGCGGCAGAGAAGCCCGCTGCTCCTAAAAAGCGTACTACAAAGAAGAAAGCATAA
- the argS gene encoding arginine--tRNA ligase, giving the protein MVIEQQITGAIIAGIKELYGTDITEAQIQLQKTKKEFKGHLTLVVFPFLRASKKSPEQTAQEIGEYLLKNEPAVSEFNVIKGFLNLTVAGPCWIDLLNTVHAQPSYGIIPVTEQSPLVMIEYSSPNTNKPLHLGHVRNNLLGYSLSEIMKANGNKVVKTNIVNDRGIHICKSMLAWQKWGDGVTPESSGKKGDHLIGDFYVLFDKHYKQELKELETKGLTKEEAEAQSTLMAEAREMLRKWEAGDAEVRALWEKMNSWVYAGFDETYKMMGVDFDKIYYESQTYLEGKGKVMEGLEKGIFYRREDGSVWADLTKDGLDEKLLLRADGTSVYMTQDIGTAKLRFDDYPINKMIYVVGNEQNYHFQVLSILLDKLGFEFGKGLVHFSYGMVELPEGKMKSREGTVVDADDLMEEMIGTAHEISQELGKLDEMTPEEAANISRIVGLGSLKYFILKVDPRKNMTFNPKESIDFNGNTGPFIQYTYARIRSVLRKAAEQGIVLPEQVPANTLISEKEEGLIQMIADYAVTVKEAGKEYSPAYIANYVYDLVKEYNQFYHDFSILREENAEIKQFRLVLSANVAKIVKSGMSLLGIEVPERM; this is encoded by the coding sequence ATGGTTATTGAACAGCAGATCACCGGTGCGATCATTGCCGGAATAAAAGAACTGTACGGTACCGACATCACGGAAGCCCAGATACAGTTACAGAAGACAAAAAAAGAGTTTAAAGGACATCTTACCCTGGTTGTATTCCCCTTCCTTCGTGCATCGAAGAAGTCACCGGAACAGACCGCTCAGGAAATCGGCGAGTATTTGCTGAAAAACGAACCGGCTGTATCTGAGTTCAACGTGATCAAAGGTTTTCTGAACTTGACAGTTGCCGGTCCTTGCTGGATCGACCTGCTGAATACGGTCCATGCACAGCCCTCCTACGGGATCATTCCTGTGACGGAACAGTCTCCTCTGGTGATGATCGAATATTCTTCGCCTAACACGAACAAGCCCCTTCACCTGGGACATGTACGCAACAACCTCCTTGGCTACAGCTTGTCGGAGATCATGAAAGCGAACGGAAACAAAGTCGTTAAAACGAACATCGTAAATGACCGCGGTATCCACATCTGTAAATCCATGCTAGCCTGGCAGAAATGGGGTGACGGCGTTACTCCTGAGTCTTCCGGCAAAAAAGGCGACCACCTGATCGGTGATTTCTACGTATTATTCGATAAACATTATAAACAGGAGCTGAAAGAGCTGGAGACCAAAGGTCTGACCAAAGAAGAAGCAGAAGCTCAATCCACCCTGATGGCAGAAGCCCGCGAGATGCTTCGCAAATGGGAAGCAGGCGACGCTGAAGTCCGCGCTTTATGGGAAAAGATGAACAGCTGGGTATACGCCGGTTTTGATGAAACTTATAAAATGATGGGCGTAGACTTCGACAAGATCTATTACGAATCACAAACCTACCTGGAAGGTAAAGGCAAAGTAATGGAAGGCCTCGAAAAAGGTATCTTCTACCGCCGTGAAGACGGTTCTGTTTGGGCAGACCTGACCAAAGACGGACTGGATGAAAAACTGTTGCTCCGTGCTGACGGTACTTCCGTATATATGACACAGGATATCGGTACAGCCAAACTGCGCTTCGACGACTATCCTATCAACAAAATGATCTATGTAGTAGGAAACGAACAGAACTATCATTTCCAGGTACTGTCTATCCTTCTCGATAAGCTGGGCTTCGAATTTGGAAAAGGGCTGGTACATTTCTCTTACGGAATGGTAGAACTTCCGGAAGGTAAAATGAAGAGCCGCGAAGGCACCGTTGTCGATGCAGACGACCTGATGGAAGAGATGATCGGCACGGCACACGAAATATCACAAGAACTGGGTAAACTGGACGAAATGACTCCTGAAGAGGCTGCCAATATTTCCCGTATCGTAGGACTGGGCTCCCTGAAATATTTCATCCTGAAAGTCGATCCGCGTAAGAATATGACCTTCAATCCGAAAGAATCTATCGACTTCAACGGTAATACCGGCCCGTTTATTCAGTACACATATGCCCGAATCCGTTCCGTTTTGCGAAAGGCTGCCGAGCAGGGAATTGTGCTTCCCGAACAAGTGCCCGCCAATACACTTATCTCGGAGAAAGAGGAAGGTCTGATCCAAATGATCGCAGACTACGCTGTAACGGTGAAAGAAGCAGGCAAGGAATACAGCCCCGCTTACATTGCGAACTACGTCTACGACCTGGTAAAAGAATACAACCAGTTCTATCACGACTTCTCCATCCTGCGCGAAGAGAATGCGGAAATCAAACAGTTCCGCCTCGTATTATCAGCCAACGTAGCCAAGATAGTCAAATCGGGCATGTCATTGCTGGGCATCGAAGTTCCGGAAAGAATGTAA
- a CDS encoding DUF3575 domain-containing protein: protein MRTVFLLFIFLVFTVTSAFSQKVAVKSNLLYDLTTSMNLGVELGLSKKWTLDVSANYNPWKFGDDSDAMRLRHWLVQPELRYWTCEKFVGHFLGIHGHYGDYNVGGIKFLSDNMEKSRYQGTLYGAGLSYGYQWLLSNRWSMEAVVGVGWAHLNQDKYPCTTCGDKIQKDRDYFGVTKLALSVVYFFK, encoded by the coding sequence ATGAGGACTGTTTTTTTACTTTTCATTTTCCTGGTATTTACGGTGACAAGTGCATTCAGCCAAAAAGTGGCTGTAAAGTCTAACTTGCTCTATGATTTGACTACTTCCATGAATCTGGGAGTTGAATTGGGCTTGAGCAAAAAATGGACGTTGGACGTTTCCGCAAACTATAATCCTTGGAAGTTTGGAGATGATAGTGACGCTATGCGTCTGCGTCATTGGCTGGTACAACCTGAATTACGGTATTGGACTTGTGAGAAATTCGTGGGACATTTTCTGGGAATTCACGGACACTACGGAGATTACAATGTAGGTGGAATAAAATTCCTGAGTGACAATATGGAAAAGAGCCGTTATCAGGGAACCCTTTACGGAGCCGGACTTTCGTATGGTTATCAATGGTTGTTGAGTAACCGTTGGAGCATGGAAGCGGTGGTAGGGGTCGGTTGGGCTCATCTGAACCAGGATAAATATCCATGTACAACATGTGGCGACAAAATTCAAAAAGACAGAGATTATTTCGGTGTGACGAAACTTGCACTTTCGGTTGTTTACTTTTTTAAATGA
- a CDS encoding Mfa1 family fimbria major subunit (Members of this family are fimbrial shaft proteins (major subunit proteins), found in the Bacteriodetes. The family is named for Mfa1 from Porphyromonas gingivalis, and is related to but distinct from the family of FimA from the species.) produces MRIKSIFAVLLAIATMASCSDNVEGEGPDPGTDPSGTAYMSLSVTYPDLRSRAAAGTSDEDDGDPKESVIDEFYVLTFNSGKALIKHSTADKFFVKITGSTSGGALKVNPATTYLLVVANPGAKFEDRLVNGLSDGMTYDAFNAVIDVPFDADTQTPDILVKEIMGDVDAGGIGTSFTMINVGTYDETQVGSEWPADGLLDVSAKLKKVVTTVSDPDKEFTSDDAAKQAASKDKAVLKIERLAAKMVVKSTNPTVEPVDKGATFSFGGWLLDYRNSKYFPYAVKSHITAVHTDDFYANNFYTEDPNYSSPDHTTGIILNKADDTKSVPADGLWKGNSGIDYCIENTMAAEMQKFGAATRVVIKGTYTPTNTFTAGEHWFYFDGVNYNLTSLKQAYAAAVLKADAATPSEKLFIAASDKFLEIVKAKNNEITTIADLEASHLNTDKIANGGELTKLKDCLWWYQNGLNYYIYEIRHDNTTDLPNMAFGKYGVVRNNWYNLNLTKVRGKGTPWYPGDGPDDPDPGEDIDQDSAYLDFEIQVGPWVFWETDFEI; encoded by the coding sequence ATGAGAATCAAATCTATTTTTGCCGTATTACTGGCTATAGCCACAATGGCAAGTTGTTCAGACAACGTTGAAGGCGAAGGGCCTGATCCAGGTACGGATCCTTCGGGAACGGCTTATATGTCGTTAAGTGTGACATATCCTGATCTAAGGTCACGTGCTGCAGCCGGGACTTCGGATGAAGACGATGGAGATCCAAAAGAAAGCGTGATCGACGAATTCTATGTACTTACATTTAACAGTGGAAAGGCTTTGATAAAGCACTCTACTGCTGATAAGTTTTTTGTCAAAATAACAGGTAGTACATCGGGTGGAGCGCTTAAAGTAAACCCTGCAACAACATATTTACTTGTTGTAGCTAATCCTGGAGCTAAATTTGAGGATAGATTGGTAAATGGTTTGTCGGACGGTATGACATATGATGCTTTCAATGCAGTTATTGATGTTCCTTTTGATGCAGATACCCAAACTCCCGACATTCTTGTTAAAGAAATCATGGGGGATGTTGATGCTGGCGGTATTGGAACTAGCTTTACGATGATTAATGTGGGTACTTATGATGAAACTCAAGTCGGTTCTGAGTGGCCCGCTGATGGATTGCTTGACGTAAGCGCTAAATTGAAGAAGGTTGTAACTACAGTTAGCGATCCAGATAAAGAATTTACCAGCGATGATGCTGCCAAGCAAGCTGCAAGTAAAGATAAAGCAGTTCTGAAGATTGAACGTTTGGCTGCAAAGATGGTCGTGAAGTCTACTAATCCTACTGTAGAACCCGTAGATAAAGGGGCTACATTTTCTTTTGGCGGTTGGTTGCTTGACTATCGTAATAGTAAATATTTCCCTTATGCAGTAAAAAGTCATATAACAGCTGTTCATACGGATGATTTTTATGCGAATAATTTTTACACTGAAGATCCGAACTATTCCTCACCAGATCATACAACCGGAATTATTTTGAACAAAGCAGATGATACTAAATCTGTTCCGGCTGATGGACTTTGGAAGGGAAATTCGGGTATTGACTATTGTATAGAAAATACAATGGCAGCGGAAATGCAAAAATTCGGTGCGGCAACACGTGTGGTTATTAAAGGTACATATACTCCTACTAATACGTTTACTGCAGGGGAACATTGGTTCTATTTTGATGGTGTTAACTATAACCTGACGTCATTGAAGCAGGCTTATGCTGCAGCTGTTTTAAAGGCGGATGCAGCTACACCTTCGGAAAAGTTATTTATTGCCGCATCAGACAAGTTCTTGGAGATAGTGAAAGCTAAAAACAACGAAATTACAACTATAGCAGATCTTGAAGCATCTCACCTCAATACCGATAAGATCGCAAATGGCGGTGAACTTACTAAATTGAAGGATTGTCTTTGGTGGTATCAAAATGGACTTAATTATTATATTTATGAAATCCGTCATGATAATACGACAGATCTTCCGAATATGGCTTTCGGTAAGTATGGCGTAGTACGTAATAACTGGTATAACTTGAATTTGACTAAAGTCAGAGGTAAAGGTACTCCATGGTATCCGGGTGATGGACCTGATGATCCTGATCCAGGAGAAGATATCGACCAGGATAGCGCTTATTTGGATTTCGAAATACAAGTTGGCCCATGGGTTTTTTGGGAAACAGATTTTGAAATTTAA